ATGCTGTATATAAGCGTGCTAACTGCAACAGAAGAACAGATCTGGTtgtccatcatcaacacacaTCACAATGTCTTCCACAACACTGACAACCACCAAAGTTGCCCCCAGCGGCACCATTAGCATTCAGCCCCAAGAAGCTTCACACACAGCTCACGGCAATGaactcaaggacaagacaccACTTCAAGCAATGTCGCATGGCGATGTTGTCTTGAAAGGAATCCCAACACATCCAGACTTTTCATCACACCGGAAATGGCAGCTGGAGCATATGGCTGCCGCCTTTCGTCACTGGCATCGAGAGGGCTACGTTGAAGGGATGAGTGGCCACATTTCTGTTCGTGACCCCGAGTTTCCCAATGCCTTCTGGACGAACCCTCTGGGTCGTCATTTCGGACTTCTTAAGGTCAGCGACATGATTCTTGTCAACCTTGACGGCGAAGTCATCGGCGGAAACCGATCTCGACCTCCAAACACAGCTGGCTTCCTCATCCATGCGTCAGTTCACAAGGCTCGACCTGACACACACGCCATCTGCCACTCTCACAGCATCCATGGAAAGGCGTGGTCCGTCTTCGGTCGTCGGCTCGAGATGCTGACACAGGACGCCTGCAAGTTCCGAGGAGATGCCCACAGCGTTTACAATAGCTACGGAGGAGTGGTACTGGGGAGCGAAGAGGGTGATCGCATCGCTGCG
This genomic interval from Fusarium keratoplasticum isolate Fu6.1 chromosome 9, whole genome shotgun sequence contains the following:
- a CDS encoding Aldolase-II domain-containing protein; this encodes MSSTTLTTTKVAPSGTISIQPQEASHTAHGNELKDKTPLQAMSHGDVVLKGIPTHPDFSSHRKWQLEHMAAAFRHWHREGYVEGMSGHISVRDPEFPNAFWTNPLGRHFGLLKVSDMILVNLDGEVIGGNRSRPPNTAGFLIHASVHKARPDTHAICHSHSIHGKAWSVFGRRLEMLTQDACKFRGDAHSVYNSYGGVVLGSEEGDRIAAALGPRGKGCILRNHGILTVGQTVDEAAWLYTSMENTCRVQLLAEAAAANGVPKVLITDEEANFNFDVESDPEICYCEFQVYYDLEDELSNGDFKN